The following proteins are encoded in a genomic region of Ictalurus punctatus breed USDA103 chromosome 15, Coco_2.0, whole genome shotgun sequence:
- the phactr3a gene encoding phosphatase and actin regulator 3a isoform X2, which translates to MASSDDKCMLHRCRSQSDPNILSESGIDSTHSADVMEQQRVMRSSCLVSGVHTPPIRRHSKLATLGRLFRPWKWRKKKNEKMKQSSTDVALASGLHSLNISSPIQSVSDAELRLPGSHGPILSISSMEYLSSEHEHLPTVPDSIEDGGTTEEFNSTEDEEDEDEEEEHTPVDNDDGRDANTEERDEDEDEVSQRQSPLSNHCIQVTQLNTEDDPASFTLTAVPQPNSFLPKEVPRVPEGPSPVLLRGPFSNTVSSPHIGTLHPPLPPSSIIEELHRALATKLRQDSMEREPSGEMESRKEAEENKENMRQSNCFTDASGIIYDIDSWNESVISGTLPRRMRKELLAVKLRNRPSKQELEDRNIFPVRSDQERQEIRQQIEMKLAKRLSQRPAVEELESRNILKQRNDQTEQEERREIKQRLNRKLNQRPTVDELRERKILIRFSDYVEVAKAQDYDRRADKPWTRLSAADKAAIRKELNEFKSTEMEVHASSKHLTRFHRP; encoded by the exons ATGTGATGGAGCAGCAGAGGGTGATGCGCTCCAGCTGCTTGGTGAGCGGTGTGCACACTCCTCCCATCCGCCGTCACAGCAAGCTGGCTACGCTGGGGCGTCTCTTCCGGCCTTGGAAgtggaggaaaaagaagaacGAGAAGATGAAGCAGAGCTCAACAG atgtggcCTTGGCCAGTGGCCTCCACTCTCTGAATATCAGCTCTCCCATTCAGAGTGTTTCGGATGCAGAGCTCCGGCTGCCTGGCTCACATGGGCCTATCCTCAgcatcagcagcatggagtATCTCAGCTCAGAACACGAGCATCTGCCTACTG TTCCTGATTCCATAGAAGACGGTGGAACAACAGAAGAGTTTAATAGcactgaggatgaggaggatgaggacgaggaggaagagCACACTCCAGTAGATAATGATGACGGCAGAGATGCTAATACAGAGGAAAGAGacgaagatgaagatgaagtaTCTCAAAGACAGTCTCCTTTGAGCAATCATTGCATTCAGGTCACTCAGCTTAACACTGAGGATG aCCCTGCTAGCTTCACTCTCACAGCAGTGCCTCAGCCCAACTCATTCCTCCCTAAAGAGGTTCCCAGAGTTCCAGAAGGCCCTAGTCCTGTACTTCTCCGAGGGCCTTTCTCCAATACAGTGAGTTCACCTCATATAGGAACCCTGCATCCTCCTTTGCCCCCTAGCAGTATCATTGAGGAACTGCACCGTGCCCTGGCAACGAAGCTTCGGCAAGATAG TATGGAGCGAGAGCCAAGTGGGGAGATGGAAAGCAGGAAAGAGGCAGAGGAGAACAAGGAGAACATGAGACAAAGTAACTGCTTCACTGATGCCTCAGGAATCATATACGACATCGATAGCTGGAACGAGTCTGTCATTTCTG GTACACTGCCACGGCGAATGAGAAAAGAGCTGCTAGCTGTGAAGTTGCGGAATCGGCCCAGCAAACAAGAGCTGGAAGACAGGAATATTTTCCCTGTGCGCAGTGACCAGGAGAGACAAGAAATCCGCCAGCAGATTGAAATGAAGCTCGCCAA GAGACTCAGTCAACGGCCGGCCGTTGAGGAGCTTGAGAGCCGAAATATTTTAAAAC AGCGGAATGACCAGACAGAgcaagaggagaggagagaaataaaacagagaCTAAATAGAAAG CTCAATCAGCGGCCAACGGTCGATGAATTGAGGGAGAGAAAGATCCTGATTCGCTTTAGTGACTATGTAGAGGTCGCTAAAGCCCAGGATTATGACAGGAGAGCCGACAAACCCTGGACTAGACTGTCTGCAGCTGACAAG GCTGCCATCCGGAAAGAGTTGAATGAGTTCAAAAGCACTGAGATGGAGGTACATGCATCAAGCAAGCACCTAACAAG GTTTCACAGGCCGTAG
- the phactr3a gene encoding phosphatase and actin regulator 3a isoform X1, producing the protein MASSDDKCMLHRCRSQSDPNILSESGIDSTHSADVMEQQRVMRSSCLVSGVHTPPIRRHSKLATLGRLFRPWKWRKKKNEKMKQSSTDVALASGLHSLNISSPIQSVSDAELRLPGSHGPILSISSMEYLSSEHEHLPTVPDSIEDGGTTEEFNSTEDEEDEDEEEEHTPVDNDDGRDANTEERDEDEDEVSQRQSPLSNHCIQVTQLNTEDDPASFTLTAVPQPNSFLPKEVPRVPEGPSPVLLRGPFSNTVSSPHIGTLHPPLPPSSIIEELHRALATKLRQDSSMEREPSGEMESRKEAEENKENMRQSNCFTDASGIIYDIDSWNESVISGTLPRRMRKELLAVKLRNRPSKQELEDRNIFPVRSDQERQEIRQQIEMKLAKRLSQRPAVEELESRNILKQRNDQTEQEERREIKQRLNRKLNQRPTVDELRERKILIRFSDYVEVAKAQDYDRRADKPWTRLSAADKAAIRKELNEFKSTEMEVHASSKHLTRFHRP; encoded by the exons ATGTGATGGAGCAGCAGAGGGTGATGCGCTCCAGCTGCTTGGTGAGCGGTGTGCACACTCCTCCCATCCGCCGTCACAGCAAGCTGGCTACGCTGGGGCGTCTCTTCCGGCCTTGGAAgtggaggaaaaagaagaacGAGAAGATGAAGCAGAGCTCAACAG atgtggcCTTGGCCAGTGGCCTCCACTCTCTGAATATCAGCTCTCCCATTCAGAGTGTTTCGGATGCAGAGCTCCGGCTGCCTGGCTCACATGGGCCTATCCTCAgcatcagcagcatggagtATCTCAGCTCAGAACACGAGCATCTGCCTACTG TTCCTGATTCCATAGAAGACGGTGGAACAACAGAAGAGTTTAATAGcactgaggatgaggaggatgaggacgaggaggaagagCACACTCCAGTAGATAATGATGACGGCAGAGATGCTAATACAGAGGAAAGAGacgaagatgaagatgaagtaTCTCAAAGACAGTCTCCTTTGAGCAATCATTGCATTCAGGTCACTCAGCTTAACACTGAGGATG aCCCTGCTAGCTTCACTCTCACAGCAGTGCCTCAGCCCAACTCATTCCTCCCTAAAGAGGTTCCCAGAGTTCCAGAAGGCCCTAGTCCTGTACTTCTCCGAGGGCCTTTCTCCAATACAGTGAGTTCACCTCATATAGGAACCCTGCATCCTCCTTTGCCCCCTAGCAGTATCATTGAGGAACTGCACCGTGCCCTGGCAACGAAGCTTCGGCAAGATAG CAGTATGGAGCGAGAGCCAAGTGGGGAGATGGAAAGCAGGAAAGAGGCAGAGGAGAACAAGGAGAACATGAGACAAAGTAACTGCTTCACTGATGCCTCAGGAATCATATACGACATCGATAGCTGGAACGAGTCTGTCATTTCTG GTACACTGCCACGGCGAATGAGAAAAGAGCTGCTAGCTGTGAAGTTGCGGAATCGGCCCAGCAAACAAGAGCTGGAAGACAGGAATATTTTCCCTGTGCGCAGTGACCAGGAGAGACAAGAAATCCGCCAGCAGATTGAAATGAAGCTCGCCAA GAGACTCAGTCAACGGCCGGCCGTTGAGGAGCTTGAGAGCCGAAATATTTTAAAAC AGCGGAATGACCAGACAGAgcaagaggagaggagagaaataaaacagagaCTAAATAGAAAG CTCAATCAGCGGCCAACGGTCGATGAATTGAGGGAGAGAAAGATCCTGATTCGCTTTAGTGACTATGTAGAGGTCGCTAAAGCCCAGGATTATGACAGGAGAGCCGACAAACCCTGGACTAGACTGTCTGCAGCTGACAAG GCTGCCATCCGGAAAGAGTTGAATGAGTTCAAAAGCACTGAGATGGAGGTACATGCATCAAGCAAGCACCTAACAAG GTTTCACAGGCCGTAG